A genomic stretch from Primulina huaijiensis isolate GDHJ02 chromosome 14, ASM1229523v2, whole genome shotgun sequence includes:
- the LOC140957655 gene encoding probable receptor-like protein kinase At1g80640 isoform X1: MQFWFLILLPIWVFSSPSFSVPVDVKPDPPVADPVLPTEKNPTLGNSSDIIAHSPVAEVKVVHRQDLNKKIFIALIVSSALLGGILLLASCLWIYKSKHVKSCDPKSGQSSDVAKGISFVPILDKFSSLKTSGKKGSTALIEYQVLVAATNNFSEDNILGEGGLGRVYEARFNNSIRAAVKEIFIGGQEAEREFENEIELLSKLQHQNIVSLLGYCIHGESRFLVYEIMENGNLEFHLHGPSHQSTLSWNVRMRIALDVARGLEYLHEHCNPPVIHRDVKSTNILLDSDFNAKLSDFGLAITGGSSNKASIKLSGTLGYVAPEYLLDGKLTDKSDVYAFGVVLLELLMGRKAVEKVTEAQCQSIVNWAMPQLTDRSKLPNIVDPAIRNTMDLKHLYQVAAIAVLCVQPEPSYRPLITDVLHSFIPLVPVDLGGSLRVTNPAQ; encoded by the exons ATGCAGTTTTGGTTCTTGATACTCTTGCCCATTTGGGTCTTCAGTTCTCCTTCGTTCTCAGTTCCAGTTGATGTGAAGCCAGATCCTCCAGTTGCTGACCCTGTTCTTCCCACTGAAAAAAATCCCACTTTGGGGAATTCTTCTGATATTATAGCGCATTCTCCAG TTGCAGAGGTGAAAGTAGTGCACCGTCAGGATCtgaacaagaaaatttttatcgCACTTATTGTTTCTTCTGCTCTTCTCGGGGGGATTTTGCTGCTGGCATCTTGTTTATGGATTTATAAATCGAAACATGTGAAAAGCTGCGATCCAAAAAGTGGTCAGAGTTCAG ATGTTGCAAAGGGAATTTCATTTGTTCCAATCTTGGATAAATTCTCTTCACTAAAAACGAGTGGCAAGAAAGGTTCGACTGCTCTGATTGAGTATCAGGTCCTAGTAGCTGCCACAAACAATTTCAGCGAGGACAATATACTCGGTGAAGGAGGATTAGGACGTGTGTATGAAGCTCGTTTCAATAACAGTATACGTGCAGCTGTCAAGGAAATATTTATTGGTGGGCAAGAAGCTGAAAGAGAATTCGAG AATGAGATTGAATTATTGAGTAAACTTCAACATCAGAATATAGTTTCTCTCTTAGGGTATTGTATTCATGGCGAGTCACGATTCTTGGTTTATGAAATCATGGAGAATGGAAACTTGGAATTCCACTTGCATG GACCTTCGCACCAATCGACGTTGTCTTGGAATGTGAGAATGAGAATCGCCCTCGATGTTGCAAG AGGATTAGAGTATCTGCACGAGCATTGCAACCCTCCTGTGATCCATAGGGATGTCAAATCTACCAACATTCTTCTTGATTCCGACTTCAATGCCAAG CTTTCCGATTTTGGACTTGCGATTACGGGTGGAAGCTCAAACAAGGCCAGCATCAAGCTTTCTGGAACTTTGGGTTATGTTGCTCCAGAGTACTTGTTAGATG GTAAACTTACTGACAAAAGTGACGTTTACGCATTTGGGGTGGTTCTTCTCGAACTTCTGATGGGAAGAAAAGCTGTGGAGAAAGTAACCGAAGCACAATGCCAATCAATAGTCAATTGG GCAATGCCTCAGCTGACTGACAGATCCAAGCTTCCAAACATCGTGGATCCAGCCATCAGAAACACGATGGATTTGAAGCATTTGTACCAA GTGGCTGCTATAGCGGTGTTATGTGTGCAACCAGAGCCAAGTTATCGACCATTGATAACAGATGTTTTGCACTCATTCATCCCCCTCGTACCAGTCGATCTTGGAGGATCACTGAGGGTAACAAATCCTGCTCAATAA
- the LOC140957655 gene encoding probable receptor-like protein kinase At1g80640 isoform X2 — MQFWFLILLPIWVFSSPSFSVPVDVKPDPPVADPVLPTEKNPTLGNSSDIIAHSPEVKVVHRQDLNKKIFIALIVSSALLGGILLLASCLWIYKSKHVKSCDPKSGQSSDVAKGISFVPILDKFSSLKTSGKKGSTALIEYQVLVAATNNFSEDNILGEGGLGRVYEARFNNSIRAAVKEIFIGGQEAEREFENEIELLSKLQHQNIVSLLGYCIHGESRFLVYEIMENGNLEFHLHGPSHQSTLSWNVRMRIALDVARGLEYLHEHCNPPVIHRDVKSTNILLDSDFNAKLSDFGLAITGGSSNKASIKLSGTLGYVAPEYLLDGKLTDKSDVYAFGVVLLELLMGRKAVEKVTEAQCQSIVNWAMPQLTDRSKLPNIVDPAIRNTMDLKHLYQVAAIAVLCVQPEPSYRPLITDVLHSFIPLVPVDLGGSLRVTNPAQ; from the exons ATGCAGTTTTGGTTCTTGATACTCTTGCCCATTTGGGTCTTCAGTTCTCCTTCGTTCTCAGTTCCAGTTGATGTGAAGCCAGATCCTCCAGTTGCTGACCCTGTTCTTCCCACTGAAAAAAATCCCACTTTGGGGAATTCTTCTGATATTATAGCGCATTCTCCAG AGGTGAAAGTAGTGCACCGTCAGGATCtgaacaagaaaatttttatcgCACTTATTGTTTCTTCTGCTCTTCTCGGGGGGATTTTGCTGCTGGCATCTTGTTTATGGATTTATAAATCGAAACATGTGAAAAGCTGCGATCCAAAAAGTGGTCAGAGTTCAG ATGTTGCAAAGGGAATTTCATTTGTTCCAATCTTGGATAAATTCTCTTCACTAAAAACGAGTGGCAAGAAAGGTTCGACTGCTCTGATTGAGTATCAGGTCCTAGTAGCTGCCACAAACAATTTCAGCGAGGACAATATACTCGGTGAAGGAGGATTAGGACGTGTGTATGAAGCTCGTTTCAATAACAGTATACGTGCAGCTGTCAAGGAAATATTTATTGGTGGGCAAGAAGCTGAAAGAGAATTCGAG AATGAGATTGAATTATTGAGTAAACTTCAACATCAGAATATAGTTTCTCTCTTAGGGTATTGTATTCATGGCGAGTCACGATTCTTGGTTTATGAAATCATGGAGAATGGAAACTTGGAATTCCACTTGCATG GACCTTCGCACCAATCGACGTTGTCTTGGAATGTGAGAATGAGAATCGCCCTCGATGTTGCAAG AGGATTAGAGTATCTGCACGAGCATTGCAACCCTCCTGTGATCCATAGGGATGTCAAATCTACCAACATTCTTCTTGATTCCGACTTCAATGCCAAG CTTTCCGATTTTGGACTTGCGATTACGGGTGGAAGCTCAAACAAGGCCAGCATCAAGCTTTCTGGAACTTTGGGTTATGTTGCTCCAGAGTACTTGTTAGATG GTAAACTTACTGACAAAAGTGACGTTTACGCATTTGGGGTGGTTCTTCTCGAACTTCTGATGGGAAGAAAAGCTGTGGAGAAAGTAACCGAAGCACAATGCCAATCAATAGTCAATTGG GCAATGCCTCAGCTGACTGACAGATCCAAGCTTCCAAACATCGTGGATCCAGCCATCAGAAACACGATGGATTTGAAGCATTTGTACCAA GTGGCTGCTATAGCGGTGTTATGTGTGCAACCAGAGCCAAGTTATCGACCATTGATAACAGATGTTTTGCACTCATTCATCCCCCTCGTACCAGTCGATCTTGGAGGATCACTGAGGGTAACAAATCCTGCTCAATAA